From Tsuneonella aeria, one genomic window encodes:
- a CDS encoding STAS/SEC14 domain-containing protein → MLEIEEENGLIRIKAGGTLESSDYDRFVPLFERIAAIEQGTVPMVIELAPDFSGWDLGGIWRDLRFDVMHKDQFGRIAIIGTRDWHEWATKLSDVLFPPAEMRFFDPDAGGRDERWARTGAEGESNAE, encoded by the coding sequence GTGCTGGAGATCGAAGAAGAGAATGGGCTGATCCGGATTAAAGCCGGGGGAACCCTCGAAAGCTCGGACTACGACCGCTTCGTACCCCTGTTCGAGCGCATTGCTGCGATCGAGCAGGGAACGGTGCCGATGGTCATCGAGCTCGCGCCGGATTTCTCGGGCTGGGACCTTGGCGGAATCTGGCGCGACCTCCGCTTCGACGTGATGCACAAGGACCAGTTCGGCCGTATCGCCATCATCGGCACAAGAGACTGGCACGAATGGGCCACCAAACTGTCCGACGTTCTCTTCCCGCCGGCTGAAATGCGCTTTTTCGATCCGGATGCCGGAGGGCGAGACGAACGCTGGGCGCGGACCGGTGCCGAAGGCGAAAGTAACGCCGAATGA
- a CDS encoding cation diffusion facilitator family transporter, whose amino-acid sequence MSETDLDLASADKRRTLWIVLWLNVAIAVGFFITGAIGDSNALIANGLDNTSDAVVYGLTLLALTRSRVWKRGAARVSGFMLLIFAVGVVLDAIRRFVEGSEPAGIMMMAIAAVAAVVNLLSLYLLKRLQNRDVNLRAATTFSFNDFVANGGIIIAGIVVLFTGANWPDLVVGIAVACIALYGGIEILRDAHMDIHEEKGTEHQGFGKK is encoded by the coding sequence ATGAGCGAAACCGACCTCGATCTCGCCTCCGCCGACAAGCGCCGTACTCTGTGGATCGTGCTTTGGCTCAACGTCGCCATTGCAGTCGGCTTCTTCATCACCGGCGCGATAGGGGATTCCAACGCCCTGATTGCGAACGGCCTGGATAATACGTCCGACGCGGTCGTCTACGGGCTGACCTTACTCGCCCTCACTCGCTCGCGAGTGTGGAAGCGCGGGGCGGCGCGCGTTTCCGGTTTCATGCTCCTGATCTTTGCGGTCGGCGTCGTCCTCGATGCCATACGCCGTTTCGTCGAAGGATCGGAGCCTGCTGGCATAATGATGATGGCGATCGCTGCCGTCGCGGCGGTCGTTAACCTTCTCTCGCTCTACCTGCTCAAGAGACTGCAGAACCGGGATGTGAACCTGCGCGCGGCCACTACCTTCAGTTTCAACGATTTCGTGGCCAACGGCGGTATTATCATTGCTGGCATCGTCGTGCTCTTCACCGGTGCCAACTGGCCCGATCTTGTTGTCGGCATCGCTGTTGCCTGCATTGCGCTGTATGGCGGCATTGAGATCCTCCGCGATGCGCACATGGACATTCACGAGGAGAAGGGCACCGAACACCAGGGTTTCGGGAAAAAATGA
- a CDS encoding sodium:calcium antiporter: protein MTAVWAAVLLAAVWTAYWGAERLSGPLKKLRKQWGFSVAAGGSFLGIAAASPEIGINVTSAARGVSDIGLGAMLGSNVLAIPLMVATAYVATRKSGLKESGNKDHQEHRRKHYVAVDKGAVTVQALPYLAILAVFALLTLPAPWRGLQPIDGWLLLLAYLAYLVQALVRGRKQGENVDWSRKERWMAIAGVSALAVGAYFTVFSSEKIISALGIPNVVGGLFITATVAALPEVFATWSVARSGQVTSASTSVIGDHAVTMTLASIPLTIIGTPIEDFRLFWVSLAFVALMPVLYAMFIHFSGEQARGFHRWTIFGFAAAYAAFVAVIVFWVQPFQGSGGGA, encoded by the coding sequence ATGACAGCGGTCTGGGCAGCGGTTCTTCTCGCCGCCGTCTGGACAGCGTACTGGGGCGCGGAGCGGCTGTCTGGGCCGCTCAAGAAGCTTCGCAAGCAATGGGGCTTTTCGGTTGCCGCAGGTGGCTCCTTTCTGGGCATCGCCGCAGCCTCGCCAGAAATTGGCATCAACGTCACGAGCGCGGCGCGCGGCGTCTCCGATATTGGACTGGGCGCCATGCTGGGCTCGAACGTCCTCGCCATCCCGCTGATGGTCGCGACAGCTTATGTCGCAACCCGCAAGTCGGGTCTGAAGGAATCGGGTAACAAGGACCACCAAGAGCACCGGCGAAAGCACTACGTCGCGGTCGACAAAGGTGCCGTCACCGTTCAGGCGCTACCCTATCTGGCGATCCTCGCGGTCTTCGCGCTGCTGACGCTGCCCGCCCCGTGGCGAGGCCTGCAACCGATCGACGGCTGGCTCCTGCTGCTCGCCTATTTGGCGTACCTCGTCCAGGCTCTGGTGCGCGGCCGCAAGCAAGGCGAGAATGTCGACTGGAGCCGCAAGGAACGGTGGATGGCGATCGCAGGCGTCAGCGCGCTTGCGGTCGGTGCCTATTTCACCGTTTTCTCCAGTGAGAAGATCATCAGCGCACTGGGCATCCCCAATGTGGTGGGAGGTCTCTTCATTACCGCCACTGTAGCAGCTTTGCCGGAGGTCTTCGCAACTTGGAGCGTCGCCCGCTCCGGCCAGGTCACCTCGGCCAGCACCAGCGTGATCGGCGATCATGCGGTGACGATGACACTCGCCTCCATACCGCTTACGATCATCGGCACGCCGATAGAGGACTTTCGCCTCTTCTGGGTCAGCCTGGCGTTCGTGGCGCTGATGCCTGTCCTCTACGCGATGTTCATCCACTTTTCGGGCGAGCAGGCGAGGGGGTTTCATCGCTGGACAATTTTCGGCTTTGCAGCCGCCTACGCGGCGTTCGTCGCGGTCATCGTGTTTTGGGTGCAGCCGTTCCAAGGCTCGGGAGGCGGGGCATGA
- a CDS encoding cation diffusion facilitator family transporter has protein sequence MGHSHNHGGHSHGEENLSDRQLIFAVAINVLLTVAQIIGGIVSGSLALIADALHNFSDAASLGLAWFARLIGRRPADKLMTFGYAQGEVVAALINLTTLFIIGFYLLVEAINRFADPQPIEGWTVIGVAGIALVIDLVTAFITHRGARDSINMKAAFLHNVSDAMASVGVIAAGVLILLYDFYLADLIITVVIAGYVIWQGLSLMPRTVRLLMGAVPDEVEFDQIVRALQEHEGVAGVHHVHVWNLGEHHRALEAHLTPSTASLQAFEELKQPLRDLLLERFGIAHATLEACLASECDDQLIPKHPLANGPDH, from the coding sequence ATGGGTCACTCCCACAATCACGGCGGCCACAGTCATGGCGAAGAGAACCTGAGCGATCGCCAGCTGATTTTCGCCGTGGCGATCAACGTTCTGCTGACGGTGGCGCAGATAATCGGCGGGATCGTGTCCGGTTCACTCGCGCTTATCGCAGATGCCCTGCACAATTTCAGCGATGCGGCTTCGCTCGGCCTCGCGTGGTTTGCGCGCCTGATCGGGCGGCGACCTGCGGACAAGCTTATGACGTTCGGCTATGCCCAAGGGGAAGTCGTCGCCGCGCTCATCAACCTGACCACGCTGTTCATCATCGGCTTTTACCTGCTCGTGGAGGCCATCAACCGCTTCGCCGATCCGCAGCCCATTGAGGGCTGGACCGTCATTGGCGTGGCGGGAATTGCCCTGGTGATCGATCTCGTCACCGCCTTCATCACCCATCGCGGCGCACGCGACAGCATCAACATGAAGGCGGCATTCCTTCACAATGTTTCTGACGCGATGGCCTCCGTCGGAGTGATTGCGGCAGGCGTCCTTATTCTCCTGTACGATTTCTACCTCGCGGACCTAATCATCACAGTGGTCATTGCCGGCTATGTCATCTGGCAGGGTCTGTCGCTGATGCCGAGAACGGTTCGCCTGCTGATGGGAGCGGTGCCCGATGAGGTCGAGTTCGATCAGATCGTTCGGGCGCTGCAGGAGCACGAAGGAGTCGCGGGTGTGCATCATGTGCATGTCTGGAACCTGGGAGAGCACCATCGCGCCCTTGAGGCACATCTCACTCCCTCCACGGCCTCGCTTCAGGCGTTCGAAGAGCTCAAACAACCGTTACGGGATCTGCTGCTGGAACGGTTCGGCATCGCCCATGCAACGCTCGAGGCGTGCCTCGCGAGCGAATGTGACGATCAGCTGATTCCGAAGCATCCTCTTGCGAACGGCCCCGATCACTGA